From a single Chiloscyllium punctatum isolate Juve2018m chromosome 31, sChiPun1.3, whole genome shotgun sequence genomic region:
- the LOC140456993 gene encoding uncharacterized protein, whose translation MTLEFPISFKMQDPTRDFKIEDIEIVSERMPEEEKLQSGITDPAAPQKNLVEASKLSQSECCLILNVEGKSTVHSGPYVCPVCGQGFSQSSGLFRHKCSGSGEKPSKCGDCGMEFSNQSELELHQHSHTEERPWKCGSCNEGFRSLTELETHRHSHTGDRPFMCSECGKGFIRSSHLTTHQRVHTGERPFKCTECGKCYKCSGELLSHQRVHTEERPFRCPHCGKGFKTSSEVIVHQRIHTGERPFTCSVCGKGFTRSSHLTIHHRVHTEERPFQCPDCRKCFKSSRELMRHRRVHTDERPFRCTHCGTGFRQSYHLTEHQRIHTGERPFKCPDCGKFYKSSGDLMSHQRVHTEEKPFRCSHCGAGFKQSSQLTVHQRIHTGERPFTCSICGKGFIRSSQLVTHQRVHTEERPFNCSLCGKCFKSSQEVMTHQRVHTEERPFKCSDCGKCYKTSGDLMSHQRVHTSERPFRCSHCGIGFKHSSHLTVHQRIHTGERPFKCPDCGKSYKSSGYLMIHQRVHTQERPFRCSHCGTAFKQPSHLTLHQRIHTGERPFTCTVCGKGFTRKALLLSHQRVHT comes from the coding sequence AGGATGCCAGAGGAGGAGAAATTACAGTCAGGGATCACAGATCCAGCAGCACCTCAAAAAAATCTGGTGGAAGCTTCCAAGTTATCTCAGTCAGAGTGTTGTTTGATTTTGAATGTGGAAGGAAAGAGCACAGTTCACAGTGGTCCCTACGTGTGTCCTGTGTGTGGACAAGGCTTCAGCCAATCATCTGGCCTGTTCAGGCACAAGTGCAGTGGCAGTGGGGAGAAGCCATCGAAATGTGGAGACTGTGGGATGGAATTCAGCAACCAATCTGAGCTGGAACTTCATCAACACAGTCACACTGAGGAGAGACCATGGAAATGTGGGAGCTGCAATGAAGGTTTCAGATCCCTGACTGAGCTGGAAACCCATCGACACAGTCACACCGGGGACAGGCCATTCAtgtgctctgagtgtgggaagggattcattcGGTCATCCCACCTCACAACCCACCAGCGGGtgcacactggggagagaccttTTAAATGCACAGAGTGTGGGAAGTGCTATAAATGTTCTGGGGAACTGCTGTCCcatcaacgtgttcacactgaggagagaccATTCAGATGCCCTcactgtgggaagggattcaagACATCATCTGAAGTCATTGTACACCAGAgaattcacactggggagaggccgttcacctgcagtgtgtgtgggaagggattcactcggtCGTCCCACCTCACAATAcaccatcgagtccacactgaggagagGCCTTTTCAATGCCCAGACTGCCGGAAGTGTTTTAAAAGTTCCAGGGAACTAATGCGTCATCGACGTGTTCACACTGATGAGAGACCATTCAGGTGCactcactgtgggactgggttCAGACAATCATATCATCTGACTGAACACCAGCgaattcacactggggagagaccgtttaAATGTCCAGACTGTGGGAAGTTCTATAAAAGTTCTGGGGACCTAATGTCCcatcaacgtgttcacactgaGGAGAAACCATTCAGGTGCTCTCACTGTGGGGCTGGGTTCAAGCAATCGTCTCAACTCACTGTCCACCAGCgaattcacactggggagaggccgttcacctgctccatatgtgggaagggattcattcGATCATCCCAACTCGTGACACACCAGCGAGTGCACACTGAAGAGAGACCTTTTAATTGTTCACTCTGCGGGAAATGTTTTAAAAGTTCTCAGGAAGTGATGACCcatcaacgtgttcacactgaggagagaccTTTTAAATGCTCAGACTGTGGAAAGTGCTATAAAACATCTGGGGATCTGATGTCtcatcaacgtgttcacactTCTGAAAGACCATTCAGATGCTCTCACTGTGGGATTGGGTTCAAACATTCTTCTCACCTCACTGTACACCAGCGAATTCACACTGGGGAACGACCTTTTAAATGCCCAGATTGTGGAAAGTCCTATAAGAGTTCTGGCTATCTGATGATCCATCAACGTGTTCACACTCAAGAGAGACCGTTCAGATGCTCTCACTGCGGGACAGCATTCAAGCAGCCATCTCACCTCACTCTACACCAGCgaattcacactggggagaggcctttcacctgcactgtgtgtgggaagggattcactcggAAAGCCCTCTTGCTGAGTCACCAACGGGTTCACACATAA